A region of the Struthio camelus isolate bStrCam1 chromosome 11, bStrCam1.hap1, whole genome shotgun sequence genome:
GCAGCAGCGCAAGCCGGTGCCGCGCTTGGCAGCCCGCGGAGACGGGAGCCTTGTGTTCGCACGTGGCCACGCGCGCTAGCCCCTGAGGGACCTCTTGAAGCCACCGGAAgacagctgcttcagcagccttGCAAAATCCTGGCTTCCTCCTGCAAGCCCTGGGGCCCAGAGGGGAGCCATGCTGCCCATCTCCGATTGCTTTGGGCTCAGCAATTACCTCGGCAGGTAAACCACTATTTCCCTAATTTCACAGATTGCCCCAAGCATCAGTCTCCCAGTCAAGTGACTCTGACTCGCCTGAGGCCTTTGGGCAACCGCCAGAGCGGTTTGGGCAGCCGTCAGAGCTGGCATCCCCTGCCGCCGCATCCTCCTCAACTGAGCCGTGAGCGCTCCTTATCCCGGAGCGGGGCATGCCAGCGCCGCGAGGAAACGCCAAATAAGATCTGAACCCTGGAGCGGGGTTCACAGAGGCTTCCAAAAGGACAGTTTTAGGCTCTTCACGTCTTTTCCCTCATCCTTGGACGCACCCATGAAAACGCAGCCCCTGGAGAGCGTGGGCACTTTTCTTAACAGCTGTCCTGCTGAGAGGAGCCAGTCTTCAGCGAGCTCCGAAGAAATAGGGAAAGAGCTGCGCTCCGGAAACCCAGGCTGCGTGAGCTGACATGGTCACTCGGTGCACAGCAACCCCATGGCACCTGCAGCCTTTCCGGGGCTATCTGGCTAATGGTTCTAGAGAAGATTTCAGTTTCCTCAGCCCACCGAGCAGCTGTTTGGCCTCACTGCTGCCCCGAGCAGCAAAATCCTCAAATCTTAATCAGGGTTTAAGACAAGAGAGGGACCAGGAGACCTCCTACCACTCTGACACCTTTACAAGCATACAGAGATATTTACAGCCTCTGTTCCACGTAGAAGCAGCACACACTTTCGAGATACTCTTTTGCCTTCCAGggccccatcctcctcctcactaCCCATGCCAAAAACCACTGAGCCTTCTGCTAGTCCTTGTAATGGCCAAATGGGGAACGAGGAGATTGCCTCACCACCACTCCTGCCTCTGTCCCACACTTTCTCACAAGCGTCTCAAATCAAGGGAGTCAGCGGTTATGACGGCCTTAGATCAGACCCTTGCTGACCCCAGGCCCAGCCTTGCTCAACCCCACGACTTCCCAGGGCTGGGAGCATCTTCCACCAGGTAACTGCGGCCTTCTGTTTTCAACTGTGTTTTTAAATGGCTGACATTAGATGCTGGAGGCCCTCAGATACTCCAGCAgtacatttaaaaagcagcatttccaagGAGTTGAAGCCCACGTCACCACCTCTGGTAGCACGGGCAGGAACCCACAGGCAAGCAGACACGAGAAAGATACGCTAAAGGTTCTGCCAGGGCAAACAGCAGGCAAGGGCTTTGCAAATACAGAGAAAGCCTCCAAAAATAGGTGACCATCTGCAAAAGATGAAGGCGTACGTGGCCATGGTAGGACAGCGGAAGAAAACAGTTCCCATATGCTGATTTCTTTCTCAGCAACCTGTGGAAATTATCTCTGGTTGCAGCCCCCTGGAGATTGAGGGGCTGATTCCAAGATCACAGGAAGAAATCAGAGGATAGTACGGTTTGCTGCTGGGAGTCCAGGCTAAAAATTAAATTGCAGCGACAGAGGGAAGTAACGTGACATATTTCTGTTATGAAAGCGTTTTCTGATATACTCTTGAATAGACAAATCTGGTTACTGGATTCAGTTTGTAAATGAGTTATATTTCTTCAACTACTATTCTAGCTAGATACATCCAAGAATAACCAACCGTTTGATTCCTTAGTGACTTTTCTCTGCCAGTGGTATAACCAACGCAGCTCCATATCCCTCAGGAAAACAGGAGCTGGCTTGAACTTtgagtggaaaaacaaaagccactTCCTTAATTCATTCGAATACATCcatgttttatttgcttaaataAAGGTAGAATCTCAGTTTTACAATTCCAGTTCTGTAACAATTGCTACGACTGCAGCAGCACAAGTAGAACACAGACAGGGGACAGCTTTGCAACGAAGAGTTGGCATTGAACTTTGCAACAAAGAGTTCAAGATCCAGGCTCCTTTGGAAATTGTGCGTGtatcagtttaaaataaattaaacaatttaaatataatataaaacacTATACTcttaaaggcattttaaaaatacactggcctaataaaatagttttaaaaaataatatcaaCTATCCGATGTTGgttggaaataaagaaaaggtacTGTGCAACACCCACCAACGCATACGTACTGTCTGCGCACTTTGTGCGCTGGGAGGTTCTCAAGTGTCAGCTGTTAGCAAGAACATGCACCTGCGGTCCTGCAAAGAGCACACTGCATGCGTCCCTCCTACATCACAGCTTGTTCAGTCTCTGCCCTCTCTCATAGGAGGTGTCTTAAAACCACAGCCTGCAAACAAGGGCCTGAGCCTGTCCAGCCCCGCTGGACCCCTGCGCGTATCAGCTCAAGTGGAACGTATCTGTTTGGAGTTGTTAACCAGAACCACAGGTCACAGAGTTTAGGATCCTGAAGGAAACACCAAGCAGtgttaaactgaaaaagaaaatctagagAAGCCTGCAGAGGTTAGAGATTATTAAACAAGCAATAATTTTAAAACCCTGTAAAAATCTGTTGCACCTATGGAGGCAGAGCCTTCTTCTACACTTCAAGGGACCCGATTTTCCAGAGGCTGCAAGCACTCCCTATCCATCCTGTGAACACTGTGGGTGGTCAGCCCTGTTTAGAAATCAGATCCCTCCGACACGTACTTTGCATTACTTTGGTCCCTTCCACACGTGGCTGCCCGGTGGAAAAGCGCAGGATCGCCCCGAGTTCCCACAGGGGACACACCCTGCAAACTCAGAAACTGCCAGGTGATGGGATTAGCTGTCACCAGCCAATGTGCGTGAAGGCAGAGACTGTTTTGCTCTAAAGCACAGAGTACATGAGGCTGCTCTGAGCTGCACGATACACCGTCCAGTAGCTCACCACAGTGGGCACGGCACTCAGCAGCTAGCTGATATACACCCAGGGGAACTCTCCCCATGACAGGTTCCTATATGCTTATGGGCAAGGTCATCAGAGCACAGTCCTGGACCAACATATGCATGGGAAGTTGCAGGATATGAGGTTACaatggaaaaagcagcagccagcaagCACTGACCTCTTTGCTACGCAGAGACAGCTTGGGACTGAAACACAGCAGGGGCAGGAACTGGGTTTAGCAAAGCCCTGGGGCCCTTTTCTTGAGGGTTCCCTGCCTCCCACATACCATTTTTCAGCAACCTTGAACAGAGGTGGAATCAGTCCAGATCTCAGGGTCCCTATCAGATAGGAAAAAGCAGCCATTAACAAAGGCCAATTAACTGTGTGGATCCTCTCTACCAATAAAGTCTGACAGATGAGCTGCAGATAAAGAGTACTGGACTCCCCTGCTGGCAGTAAGAGCCAGCACAGTTGCATGAGTGAACTCTGCTCAGCAGCACCGTCCCTCACAGAACAGGTAGTAAAAATGAATGGTTCTATGTGCTGCAACCAGAATGAAACATCTGAGTTAAAGCAACTGAAGACACTGATCTGTCACAGCTAATGAAGCACAGTGGTCACCGGCCCCGCATACAGAATGAGTGGCTTTAACAGCTAACCATGCATGACTCCCCCAGCCACCTGCATACCCAGGAGACATCCCACCCACCTACCACCCAGCCTGCTAGAGCTCATCGTCCAGGCACAGCAATTACTCGTGACAGAAGGCAGCCAGCCGGTCAGAATTCACGCTCCAAATCTACTGAGCTCCCGAGAAACATTAAACCCTTTGACATAACCAGGAGAGCGTCCACACAGGTATTTTCCATCCAGGGCTGTCCAGGCTGTGGGAAGCAACATCTGATGTTGAGCCTCCAGAAGAGATAAGGGAGCATATGCGAAACAGGAAGCAGCCAGTCTCTCCACAAAGTAACACCCATACCAGACAAAGTTAGAGGTGGGGAAAAACAGACCAGAAACAGGCAGCCACAAAGAACTGATGCTGCAACATTCACACACAGTTCCTTCTCCTTCATTTGCTGCTTCAAGTCATAGTACTACAAACGCTCAACAGGGTTCGCTCTCAGGACAGGATGCACTTATCCGAAGCAACAGATACACACATCTCAGCCACCCTAGTATTTGGCATTCTCACAGTCGCAGGGGCTAACGTCTCCCCAACAGGTTTTCTTCAGTATTGCGGAGCAGACTTTCCTTTGGCAGTAAGGTCATGAGTTTAGTGGGTCTAGTATTTTTCAGTTCAAGACTAGAATACCTCAAGGAGTGTCCAGAGCGCTCTCAGCTTTGCCCTGCAGGCAGTTCTTAGTAAAGATCAGAATTCACTCTCTTCAGTTCTCTTCGTGTTCTTTGACCGCTCCCTCCTGTAGCGATATCCCTTGTGCCTGAAAACTCCAGCTAGAAGTCAGGTGGAAAGGATGCAACTCCTCGGTGAGCAATCCACCTATTGTCCTCGTGGCCACCCTCCTCAGAGTGCCCCTGAGCTGCCCGTGCTTGTTCCGCTCCAGCCACCGCTTCAAGGGAATTTCCCCAAGTGGCAGCCACTCTTAACAACAGGAAGACCCAGATTTGGAGCTGGAGTGCAGGTCAATGGTATGGCCCAGCATACAGTGCTCTAGCTGTTCTTCCACCGCCAGCACCTGTCGCACAGCTTCCTCAAAGGCCACTGCCACATTGGTATCATCCTTGGCACTAGTCTCCAGGTACGGATAGTTCCCGTTTTCCATGCACCAGGTCTGGGCCTCCTCTGTGCTCACTTGCCTTTCAAGTTTGTCTATCTTGTTGCCCAGAACTACAAACGGGAAGTGTTCGGGGTCCTTCACATCGGCATAATAGACAAACTCCTTCTGCCAGTTACTGAGGTTCTCGAAGCTCTGCCGGTCATCCACACTAAAGGTGAGCAGGCAGCAGTCTGCTCCCCTGTAAAAGGGGGTTCGCAAGCTCTTGaatctctcctgccctgcagtgtCCCAAATCTGGAGGGTCACAAAACGTCCATCCACCTCCAGGTCCCGATTTAAGAACTCCACGCCAATCGTGTGGAAAGCCTGAGAGTCAAACTTGTTGGTGACGTAACGGTTCATGAGGGAACTTTTCCCAACTCCACCATCCCCAAGGAGGATGACCTTTAAGAGCAAGGACTTCCCACTCATTGCAGCAGGACGGAGGGGCCCAGGACCAAGGCAACCTACAGCGTTCTGAAACGGtacaaaacagagctctttgaGTCATGGATTCTGCAGAGAGTCACTCAGCTCAGTACCTAGGGCTCCTGTGCCAAGCGACTGACCTTGTCTCCACAGGCACTTATtacagctgaaggaagaaaaccTGAATCCCTGAAACCTCCCTCAGTTGTTTCCCCTTCAGGAATTAAGCAGTACGACACAGACCGTGGAGCAAGTTGGAGCAAAGAATGCAAGTTTTGTGCTCCTCACAGTTATGGTGGCGTTCTCTGGAGTTTTAGGAAATAACTGGAAATCTACCCTGGATTTCAGGCAAAGCATTAATAGGATATTTCTACTATTATCCTATCTTTACATTATGTCAGGGAACGCAGAGCAAAACTCCAACTTTTGGATTTTGCTGGGGGTGAACAGAAAAGACCTTGAATAGAATAAGGTATTGCCAGCCCCATTTCTCAAGTTTTGTAAATAGGAGGCAATCTCTCTTACTAGAGCAACCGGTAGAGCTAGGAATTAGGCAAGCCTTCAGGCACACAAATCTTCCACCAGgtctgaaatagaagcagcaggTCTCCAAACTACGCGCAAGCTGAGAACAACTGTTGAGAGTTTAGTTAGATACGCATCAATTATATCAGCTTTATGAGAAAGTTTTTTGCTCCTGAAACTTATCTAGTTTTTCCAAATATACCATCACTAGTTAAAAACCTTGTCTCGCCTCTGTCCTCAGAAACAGCACAATATCACTGGGGATCACCATCATCAGGCCTTCTTTTTCATCACAGAGCCACTAGCTATTTCATTTGTTCTGTCTGACTTGCTATACTGCAAGGACATAAAAGATGTACAGGCCTAACATCAGCGTAAGTCATCCAGAAAACCATTCTTAACCATCCCAAAATGCTGACTCACCTTACAAGTGGAGTTGCGCTTGTTTTCTGTGCGTGATCTCTAGAGCTCTGAAAGGGTTTCCCAGGCACAGAGACGGcttctctgctgctctttctggcGATGCTTTTCGCAGGACAGTTTGCTAGGAAACAGATGCAAGTTCATACTGCAAGAACCCCCGGTTCCTCAGTCAGCAGCCACAAATGAAAGGCCACGTGTGGACTAGTCTGCTCCCTCCCAGGGCCTTACTGCAAGTCAGGGTAAAGGCCTTACATGGAATGAGAGATCTGTGTTGCTGCTGTCTGTACTGTACCTGCTCTAGAAAAACTGCACTTCTGTCTCCAGAACTGTCCAGGGAACACCTGCATAACACCAGCGTAACAGTCACTAAAAAGCAAACATCAGTTAGTGAGGTTGCCAGAGCTGGGTTCAGTGAATTGCCTTTGAATTTGTAATACTGAACCAGGGTggaagaacagcagcagagctCTAGGAAGCTGAAAGCGCAGTTACTGATGATGGGAGTAAAACAGCCAAGAACAAGGTGCTCAGAGGAGAGAGTTGCTCTTGCCTTAAGTAAAACGTAACACATCTCACTTCTGACCAGGGCACAGACAATGCACTGTGGATGCTaaatctgagagaagaaaaaactgaaggTGCTCTGGCATGAGGGCACAGGCTGTGTAACCCGCTTCTCATCTCAATTCTGAGTCAATATTCTAGGAAGTTGACTGCTGTGAACTGCTTGGTCTGCCTACCCACACACTCTGGAATCCGATCCGAGGACTGAACATGTACCTAGATCTGCTAACCAGAAGAATGAGCCAGCTGGCGCGAGCCTGGTATGAAAGACGAAGGGATTTGGCTTGCTTACACCTGCTACCAACATTCCTAGGAGGGGTGCGGACACGTGGTGCTGCTTAGTGGTGACACCACCAGGTCAGCTTCTGACAGAAGCATAAGGACTTGCCTCTGTTGGGATCAGCCCTCCTATTCCTTCCAGGGCAAAACACGCTTTTTGCATTAACCCCAGGAGGCCCCGCTTctactttgtttcttctctgttcaGAGCTCTTTCAGCCAGCGCCTGCCGCAAAGCTAAAATCAGTAACTTCTGTTTAACTCTGTGGGCAGCACAGAAACTAACTAAAAGCTCACCAATTTCACTTCCCCTGCACTAAAATACCCCAAGTCAAAGCCCTGTCAGCACAGCTGCACTGACTTGATAGGTCTGGGGACATTTTAGAAGCATCTGTGCAACCAAGTGGCTCTAAGGCGAAGAACAAAATGACAAATGTCACAAGAGACAAACAGGAAATGCAGCATAGCTCCCTCTGGGCTGATGATTTTGGAAGACTCTCCTCTACGTAGGCGAGCTGTTCAAACCCTTTGCTCTCCCTACTCCAAACCCTTGCTAACCCCTAAGGGGGTTTAAGCTGGTCCTCACCCTGTCTCCCCTTTGCCCGTGCCAAAGTCCTTCCTGAAATAAGCCATCAGGCCCGACAAAGTTTCCATTTAGAAAAGGTTCACAGCAGATAATCAGTGACTAACAGtcacagatgttttaaaaatgactAATGGGTTATTACGGACTACTCCAAAGTCTGGCCGGTCAGCAGACGACTGACAGACGTGACACAGCCATGACACCGATGGGCACACAGCCATCCACCACACCTACAGCGGTAACAACGTTTGTAACCTGCGCTGGATTATTAGCCCTTTACAAGCTATTTATAAGGACAACCTCAGCTTCCAGCAGAACATAGAACAGGCAAGCGGAAAGAGCATCCTCAGCGCAGGACACCAGCACCTGTTTGCAGATAAAAACAGAAGGGGGCACACATGGGTGTccagggggagggggggtcctgGCTCTCCCCACTTCCCAGGCCTTGGCTCCCCGCTTGACAGGCGACGAGAGCCTTCCCCAggaccctgcctgggctgccaggCGCTCACCAAGGCCACGCGCGCAGTCAGCCCCGGCAGGACCAGCCCCTGCAAGGAGAGCCggagggccctgcagcccctcgccagggcggctgaggagagcagggggacgggccccccagggctgccaggcctggggggaAAGCAAGGGCGAACGGGGCCGAGGAGGACTGGGCCACCCTGCAAgagagggtgctggggtgggggcaccccaCTGCCCCATGAGGCACCCAGGGGTAACACGGATGGGTgggggcaccccacagcccctccaAGTTGCCCAAGGGGACCTgggggcaccccacagcccctccgagCCACCCACGGGGAACAGGGATGGggagcaccccacagccccaccaagccacccgggggggggggacagggatgggggggcaccccacagcccctccgagccacccgggggggggacagggatggggggggcaccccacagcccctccgagccacccgggggggggacagggatgggggggcaccccacagcccctccgagccacccgggggggggacagggatgggggggcaccccacagcccctccgagccacccggggggggggacagggatgggggggcaccccacagcccctccgagccgcccgggggggggacagggatgggggggcaccccacagcccctccgagccgcccgggggggggggacagggatgggggggcaccccacagcccctccgagCTGCCCaaggggggacagggatgggggggcaccccacagcccctccgagCTGCCCaaggggggacagggatgggggggcaccccacagcccctccgagccacccggggggggggggacagggatggggagggcaccccacagcccctccgagccacccggggggggggggggacagggatggggggggcaccccacagcccctccgagCTGCCCaaggggggacagggatgggggggcaccccacagcccctccgagCTGCCCgggtggggggacagggatggggggggcaccccacagcccctccgagccgcccggggggggggacagggatggggggccCCCCACCGCCCCTCAGGTGAACCGTGAAGCCAGGGCCCCACAAAGCCAGGTACCCAAGCGGGAAGGGGCGCTGAGGAGGGAGGGCCGCGGCAACGGGAGACCAGGGCGCGGGACCGcgaaatggcggcggcggcggcgacccgcCCTTacctcccctccgcgccgccgccgccgccgcgcgcccaccTGACCCGCCGGCGGCAGGtgccgccccagccccgcgcatgcgccgcgTCCGCCCGCCacgcccgcggggcggggccagcTCTAGCCCCGCCCATGCGGCGCGCCGctccccccccggggcggcccggtctggccctgcccccccccgacccctcgtcacccccgtggcccctcgtatccccccgtcaccccccccgtcacccccgtggcccctcgcatcccccccgtcgccccctcccgtcacccccgtggcccctcgcatccccccgtcgcccccccgtcgccccccccgtcacccccgtggcccctcgcatccccccgtcgcccccccgtcacccccgtggcccctcgcatcccccccgtcgcccccccgtcacccccgtggcccctcgcatcccccccgtcgcccccccccgtcacccccgtggcccctcgcatcccccccgtcgcccccccccgtcacccccgtggcccctcgcatcccccccgtcgccccctcccgtcacccccgtggcccctcgcatccccccgtcgcccccccgtcgccccccccgtcacccccgtggcccctcgcatccccccgtcgcccccccgtcacccccgtggcccctcgcatcccccccgtcgcccccccgtcacccccgtggcccctcgcatcccccccgtcgcccccccccgtcacccccgtggcccctcgcatcccccccgtcgcccccccccgtcacccccgtggcccctcgcatcccccccgtcgccccctcccgtcacccccgtggcccctcgcatccccccgtcaccccccccgtcacccccgtggcccctcgcatccccccgtcgccccctcccgtcacccccgtggcccctcgcatccccccgtcgccccctcccgtcacccccgtggcccctcgcatccccccgtcaccccccccgtcacccccgtggcccctcgcatccccccgtcgccccctcccgtcacccccgtggcccctcgcatccccccgtcgccccctcccgtcacccccgtggcccctcgcatccccccgtcgccccctcccgtcacccccgtggcccctcgcatccccccgtcaccccccccgtcacccccgtggcccctcgcatccccccgtcgccccctcccgtcacccccgtggcccctcgcatccccccgtcaccccccccgtcacccccgtggcccctcgcatccccccgtcgccccctcccgtcacccccgtggcccctcgcatccccccgtcgccccctcccgtcacccccgtggcccctcgcatccccccgtcaccccccccgtcacccccgtggcccctcgcatccccccgtcgccccctcccgtcacccccgtggcccctcgtatccccccgtcgccccctcctgtcccctccctgtcACCATCGCGTCCCAACCCTGTCCCAGCCGAGGTGCGACCATTCCTTCCTCGCTCTGGCGGAGGGtctccccgcggccgcccccctcgccctcaccctgCCCTCGCCGTccccgtgcccgccgccgccccggggtgCCGCCTGGGCCGGGGGGTGACGGCCCGCCTGGGCCAGCATCGCCCCGGGGGCGGAGAGGGGGCACACGCTTTCCCAAATCGTTTTGTTGCCGAATTATTCGTGGTGGTCACGTTTGGGCGGCGCGTCCTCCCTGcctttggggagagggggagctaGCTGCCCCTCGGGCTCGCCTTTGGGGCACCGGCCGCCCcccagcggggccgcggcccacGTTGGCCTCGGGGTCCTTCCGTCCCGTTATTCGCCATGACTTATTTATCAGCATTTGGCGCGCGGGAGCGCCGGGGCCAGGCGGCACCGAGGCACCTCGGGAGCGAGAGCCGTGCGGGGGGTCCCGGCGTCCGTCCCAAAACCCCTCCTCGGCCTGCCCCGACGCCTGGGCcgcggagggggccggcggcggcgtgaGCCCCCGTTGTTTCTCCCGTCTCTAGCTGTCGATATTCGGCTCAGCTTTTCGCTCCGCTTAGCGCAAAAGGTGATGTCAGGGGAACTGGCCGGGGGCCGTCGCTCCAGCCTGCCGGGGCTTGCAAGCTCGCCCGGGAAAGtcgcccgcgcggcgccgcggagAGGGCTGGGGAGCCCTGCGCCCCGCGCAGCCGGGCGCCTTCCCCCGAAAGGCGAAGCAACAAAACGGCTTTTCAGGCCGTAATCCTTTGTAACAGAGCACCGGGGCAGGGCAAGGCGGGGGGGGACAATGTCCCCTGTGTGAGGCAGCTGCTCCCAAAAAAAAAGAGCGCGCCCCTCTGCGCCAGCAGCTGCTCCCGGCCTGGCGCGAGCCCCAGTGCCGCCGCGGGCACCCGCCTTCCTCGCGCCCCGCCGGAGGAATTTGCTCCAAGCGTGTTTCCAGCAGGTTTCCGCATCCGCAAACGCCTCGGGGACCACGAGCTCCGGCCGAGCCCGGCAGGCGGACGCAGCCCTTTGCCgctgctgtgggggggggggggcacaaaaaGGCTTTGCCCCCCGCGCCGGCGATGCCCCCCGGGGCGCTTCCCGCGCGGTGCAGGGTCGCACCGTCCCGCGCGCGGACGTCCGAGGCCCAACGCTCTCCCAGCGTCGCCGCTGAGCCGGAGGCGATGGAGCAGGGCGGGAGAGCCAGATCGCTGCCACCTCCGGCCGAaatccccccctgccccggcgcgggcgtgGGATCGCGCCAGGGCTGGGCAGCGCGCTCAGcacctccgccggggccgggcctgcCGAACTGCCGCAGGGGAAATTCCTGGGCAGGAAGGGGCTggtgccgccgcgccgcccgccccgtccccgggGACGTCGTCgtcgtcaccccccccccccggtggcaTCTGCAcggcccgcgccggggcggctcgTCTGCCCCCGGCGCTGCAAAGCgcaggagacccccccccccatgtcccacGTTTGCCTCTCCGTCCGGGGCTCAGCATCGCCCCGAGGATACCGCGTGGCCCGCCGGCccgggcagcagccctggctccaGCCCTGGTTTCTCCTGATTTCCGGGAGCGTGGCAAACGGGAGCGGCTGCCAGGAAGGAGGCATGGCAAAGCCGCGGCCTCCAGCCCCGAATCCGGCCCCGGCCCGTGCCAGGCGCGGAGGCAAAGGGCTGAGCGAGCCGCTCGGAGAGGCTGCGACAGCCCGCCGGCCAAACCACGGCCAACACCGACCTTCGGCTCCTTCGATTCTGCTTT
Encoded here:
- the RAB9B gene encoding ras-related protein Rab-9B gives rise to the protein MSGKSLLLKVILLGDGGVGKSSLMNRYVTNKFDSQAFHTIGVEFLNRDLEVDGRFVTLQIWDTAGQERFKSLRTPFYRGADCCLLTFSVDDRQSFENLSNWQKEFVYYADVKDPEHFPFVVLGNKIDKLERQVSTEEAQTWCMENGNYPYLETSAKDDTNVAVAFEEAVRQVLAVEEQLEHCMLGHTIDLHSSSKSGSSCC